A window of Candidatus Nitrospira allomarina genomic DNA:
GGTGGTTCGTTCATCTGACCGAACACCATCCCCATGTTCGGCAGCACACCGGCCTCCTTCATTTCGCGGTACAATTCTTCTCCTTCACGGCAGCGTTCGCCTATCCCGCAAAAAATGCTGACACCCTGGTGGTGCCCGATCATATTGTGAATCATCTCGGTGAGTAAAACGGTTTTGCCTACCCCTGCTCCACCAAATAGACCAGCCTTGCCTCCGCGCTCCAGGGGCAACAGTACATCAATAATCTTGATCCCCGTCTCGAAAATCTCGGATTTGGTGGAGCGCCGGGCCAACGATGGCGGGGCTCGATGAACGGAGCGATATTGAATCTCGGTTGGTTCCGGCTCACGGTCGATGGAATTTCCAAACACGTCGAACATGCGGGCGAGAATGCCTTTTCCGACGGGAGCCATCAGCGGTCCGCCGGTGTCTTCAACGACCATGCCGCGGGCGAGGCCTTGTGTAGGCGTCAGCGCAATTCCGCGCACGCGATGTGTGTCGAGTTGGGCCAACACCTCAATGGCGATTTGACTCTCCTGTCCTGTGCGCAATAACGAGTAGATAGGCGGTAAATGGTTCTCGAACCGGATATCCACCACGCTGCCCCGCACGGAGACGACCTGGCCGAGATTCGAGTGGTTGAGGTTAGGAGCCATGAAAAGATTCTTGGGATGGTGAATGGCTTTGATTCAGGACGTTTGAATTCTGACGCGTGCCACTTTAGCGTCCAAACCACCATATCAGCCGTCCTAAAATTTTGGAGTACGGGTTCCGGCAACGCTAACAACCAGTCAGAAAAGTACTGATGATCATCATCTTCATAAGCGAACTCAGCAAAGAAAATGCCAGATCATGTTCCTTCCCTGAGAGACAGTTCTGAGTGAGACTTGTACAATTGTTTTCGGGAAAAAGTGGAAAAAGGCTACAGTAAGATAAAGGGAAATAGTCCCAAAAAAGGGCATGGGGGATGAAGTGAACGGGCCCTCTATTTTTCCTTTCATGAAAATTCAAAATTCTGGACACAAAAATTTTTGTTGAAAAATACTCAACTTGGCAGGATTCCTGCGAGTACCAGAATGTACCGACATGAAAACTGGTCTGGTGTGAAATATCCTGTGACCAAGATTGAGGAGATCAGACGATGAAAATCCTGTGTGCGGTTGATGGCTCGGAGTTTTCTCTCTGGGCCCTGGAATGTATAGGCAAGCTATTTCGCCATTCGGTAAAAGAGTTGGTGCTGTTGCATGCGGTTGATCCACGGATCTTGAGAGGTGGTGGGGGAAAGCGACCCAAAAAACATGAGTCAGGTACCAAAGATATTTCTAGGAAACTAGAGGCAGCGGGTCAGAAGGTCTTGACGGGGTGTGCCCACCGAATCGATTTGGCATTAAGCCAGGCCACCACGAAACCCTTCGCGGCGATTAAGACGGCCTTGGTGAAAGGGCATGTGGCTGATTCAATTATTACCTATGCCGAGCGAAGCCTCCCTGATTTGGTGGTTGTGGGATCACGCGGAATGAACGATCTCCCGGGATATTTGCTTGGAAGTATTTCAAGAACGATTCTGACCCATTGTCCTTGCTCCGTCCTGACGGTCAAGAGTCCCCTCGACGTGCCGGCTTCCGTCCTACTTGCCTTGGATGGGTCCAAGCCATCCAAGTTCGCGGCAAATAAGGTGAAAGAATGGCTGTCTCCCGAAGAGGTGACCCTTCATCTGGTGTCGGTTGTGCCCGATATCTTGACGGATGCGTCCAAAAAGATACTCCCGAAATCACGGCTGAAGACCCTGGTGGCTCCTCTTCGGAAGCATGCTCAGGAATACCTTGAGCAATATCGAGAATTGTTTCTCAAGGAAGGTTTTCAAGTGGTGGGAGAACGTCTTCAGGGGAATCCACGGGAGAAAATCGTCGAGACGGTTCCAGCCTGTCACGCTCAGTTGGTGGTCATGGGATCCAAGGGTCTCACGGGTGTTGAACGGTTTACTATGGGAAGTGTCTCGGAATGGGTGAGCGCCTATGCGCCTTCGTCTGTGCTGGTCGTCCGGCATTAACCATAATCGCATGAAGGCCGAATGCTTTGTCTGCCTTCATAGTTGCCCATCCGATGAAGCTCCGACCTTACACGACATAAACGGAAGAAAGGAGGGATATTGTTGAACATAAGCAAGACAGGTTATTCGCATCCCGGCCCGGTGAAACCAAGAGGGTGGTGGATTGGATGGCAGATGGGATTCGTATTCATCGGATTGCTGATGGCCACCGGAGCCTATGGGGAGCATCTGGATGTGGCCGGTGGCCCCACAGACACCTCCTTGGACTGTCGTGGGGCATTCCTCGGAAAACAGGTTCCGGGAGAGACGCTGACCCGGATGTTTGCCGCACATGCCCGATGGCTCGCCGATCATCAAGACCCGAAAGGCGTGCAGGCTGATTTATGCGGGGCCGATCTGGCCGGGGTCGACTTTCGGGAAGAAGATTTAAGCGGGGCCAATTTTCAAGGGGCCAACCTGACGCGTGCCGTATTCACCACGGCCAAGTTAGTCCATGTGAACTTTCAAAAAGCCAATCTCACAGAAGCCTCGTTCTACTCGGTTGATATGCGTGGAGCCAAAGTCTCAGGTGCGAGGGCCCGGTTGGCGGATTTTCGAAAAGCCGATTTGACCCAAGCCAATTTCACAGGAGCCGATTTGCGAGAAGCGAGAAGCGAATCTCGCAGAGTCCCGTTTCCGCCTGGGTGTTTTACGGGGCGCTGATTTGGAAGAGGCCTATCTGGTCAGAGCGGATTTCGAAATGGCCAATTTGGCAGAGGCGTCTCTTATTCGAGCCGATAGTCGAGAAACAAATTTTCAGCGAGCCTTACTCGCCAATGTCAAACTTTTGGATGCGGATCTAAACCGAAGCAACTTACAAGAAGCCGATATTCGCTCGGCCGATTTGTCCGGGGCGGATTTGGGATTAGCCAATCTGAATGAGGCTGTGCTAACGCAGGCCAATCTCCGCGAAGCGAATTTGGACAGAGCCGTCCTGTTTCAGGCCAATCTCGAAGGAGCCAATTGCGCCGGGGCAAGTTTTCAAAATGCCGACTTGCTTGAGGCGAATTTAGCGAGTAGCAATCTCTTACGGGCGACACTGGATGAAGCCTATCTCGCGAAGGCGAATTTGCAAAGGGCAAATCTGGAAGGCGCCGATGTCTCGTGGGCGAACCTGGTTGAAGCAGATCTTTCGGAGAGCAATCTGGAATTTGCCGTGCTGTTCCGTACCAATCTGCAAGAGGCAAAATTGGATGGGGCGAGGTTTTACGGGGCTGATCTTCGGGGGGCGAATCTCGAAAACGCCTCTTTTCAGGGCACGCGTTTGGAGGGTGTGGCCATCCGGTATGCCCAAGGATTAAACCAGGCACAACTGAATCAGGCTTGTGTCGATGCACGAACCCGGTTGCCGGAAGGATTGCTGGGACCATCTCCATGCCTGCGCTGAGCACGAAAATTTGGACCTCACAAAACCCTGAAGGGGGTTCAACGAACATGCGCAAAATCTCATTCACAAGTATAGAGTGTGAATCCATGCCACCACACACGGAGTGTCGGAATGTTCACCCTATTTGAGCCGGGAGGCATGCGGATTCCCTATGTGCCGGGTTCGTTCCGGCAGAGAAATGTCGAGAAAATTTCCAAGGCCTCTCCATCCCGCCAGGTGAAGGTTGGACAGGAAGATCCTCCCTCGGTTTCCCAGAAGAATGCCGGCCCATCTTCCTTGCCGGCCCGTTTGTATGAACAGGTTGACTCGCTCACGCAATCTTCTCGAGCAAAGATTCTTGCCAGGGACATCATGTCCTCCCCTGTCGTCACGCTTCCTGTGACGTCCTCACTTGCCCAAGCCTGGTCTGTTGTTCATTCCAGGCGTTTTCGACACATTCCTATTCTCGGCGCAGAGGGCGTCGTAGTCGGGATGTTGTCCGATCGGGATCTGTTCCGTGGAACCATAGAGTCGGTTCTTCCAGGGACAGTGGAGTCTCATACACCAGCCGGGGGTTCTATCCAAGGTCTGGTCAGTCGCCCGGTGTTAGTCGCATCCCCGGAGGCCGAGCTTTGCGCACTGGCGAGAGTGTTGTTGGAGGAACACATTGGCGCATTGCCGATTGTGTCTGAATCCGTCGGCTTAGTGGGCATGATTACCAGAAGTGATATTCTGCGTGCCCTGGTCGCCCATCCTGACTTTGACCAATGGGTATAAGCGAAAGAGATTCTCGGCCCAATGTTGAGGGAGCGGGCAATTCCTTCCGTATCCTTTTGCCGAGTTAAAGGAGAAGAGGCATGCTTAACCAAGGAGAGAAACTGTTAATCGTCCATCGCCGACTATTTGAAAAAGATACGCCCCGGTTTTTTGTGGGAGAGGTGCTGATCTATGAAGCCGGGATCGTCAAGGTGAAAGGGTATACGTTTGTCAAAGATATGTTTAGCGGAAACATGCAAAAGAAGTCCGATCTACGCACAAAGGTCATGTCGATTGTCTCAGGGACCCTTATTGTGTATCAATTGCCGGTGACGGCTCTCTTGGATTCGATGGGATTTAGTCTGGATCAGGATGGAGGGTTGGTGCTCACGGATGAAGGTGGATTTTCGATGGATGTGTCGGAATCCCTCTATAAACACGAAACGCATCAATAACAACAGGTCCTTGTTTTTTCTTTGCCAAGGCTTGCCACCTTCCTCCTTTTTTTGTCTAAGCGTTCAGTCTCCTATGGCCAATTCATGGTCTATGCAAGGATTTGCACGGGTGCGAGTTTCTGGCCTTTAGCGAGAGAATGGCCATTTCGAAAAGAGTCAGCGGGAAGAACATATCGTGAATGTTCAGGAGGGATTGGCGACCCCGTCAAATGTGCTACGGAATTGGTCGGGGGTCATATTTAGGGTTTCCGCATACTGCGCAACGGTCTCCATGTTTGCCAAATCTTCCGGTTCCAATCGGGCCATATAGGCACGGGCAATCTTATAGGATTCCGAATCAACGTCGACCATGCGCACCCGGGTGCGGCCGGTGGCGGAGTCCACGATGTCGCTAAACGGCAGGGGGGTAAAGCGTCCGTTTACGATAGACACCATGGCGCCATTTCCTCCATCCAGAAGAAATTGGGCGGCGCAATACCCCAAGTCCCGTGTGTATTCCATGTCGAACGGAATAGGATCGGCGCAGCGAAGTTCATAGCCGATATTTTTAGACACAATGGTGATCTTGATGCCAGAGTGTTTCAGCTTTTGAGTGACGGTTTCCTTCAAGACTTTTCCGATATCCAGTTCCGCCAGCCGGATATTGCCATGTTCATCTCGTTCAACTCCGCCTAAGAGTGCGAGGTCGTCCTGATCCAAAAACTCCGACAGTCCTTCAGCCAGCACCGCCACGCCATCCGAGCGGCCTTGGACCAGACGTTTAGCCATGGCACCCACCAGAATGTTGGTTAAGTGACCAAGCTTGAGTGTGGTCCCCTTGAATTCCTCAGGAATCAGGGTGAGGGTCGCCCCTGCCGCTTTACCGATGCCTAGGGCCAGGTGTCCGGCCTTTCGCCCCATGGTGACCACAAAATACCATCGGGATGTGGTATGGGCGTCAATCATGAGATTTTTGACCAGTTCGACTCCCATGTGCCGGGCCGTTTGAAAACCAAAGGTCGGCATGCCATGGGGAAGGCATAAATCGTTATCAATCGTTTTGGGAACGTGAACAACGTGCAATTGCCCATTGGCCTGTTCTGCCAGTTTTAATGCGGAAAAGGCCGTATCATCCCCGCCAATGGTGATAAGGCCGGTTACATCCAATTTTTGCAGGGAGCTCAACGTGGTTGATAAATCTTGAGGGCGCTTGGTCGGATTGGCTCGAGATGTGCCCAATAAGGAGCCACCACGGAAGTGCAAGTGGCTGACCGTTTCGCGGGTGAGAGCTTGAGTATGGGAAAGGTCGCTTTTCATCAACCATTGGAATCCATCTTCAATCCCAAGCACCTCCACCCCACAAAGACGGCTTCGAATCGTGGCGGCCTCAATGACACTATTAATGCCGGGAGCAGGTCCGCCCCCGACTAGAATGGCGAATTTTGGGGATGGGGAATCCATGGTGTCGTTTCTCGACCTAAAGATTATAGCAGATCATCATAGGGAGAGCCCGTTCGAGTAATCAAGCCTGAGCATGTGAAGTCGGTTCACGAATCAAGAGCACCGAACAGGGCGAGTGGTGAATGGTCGCATGAGACACACTTCCCTGTGCCAGTCGTTGAAGCGGTTTACGACCGGGAGTACCCATGAGGACTAATTGGGGTTGAAGACGTGAGATCTGTCTTTGAATGACTGAGAAAGGAGCCCCGGGTTCGACTATACTCTCTACGGAATATCCCAGGCTTGAGAGTTTGTCCGCGACGTCTTTCGTTAAACGGGCTCCTCCATCCTGGAGTTCCTTCTTCCAGGAGTCAGGTAGGAGTGCGGCAATCGGGAGAATAGGCTGGGCAAAGGGGATGACATGCAGTACGGTAATATGTGGAGTGCCTCGAAAAGGCTTCTGGGATAAAAACTCAATGGCCCATTCGGCATCAAGGGGATGTTCGATGAGAAGAAGGATGTTGTTGAACGGGACAACGGGAGCCTTGACGAGAAGTATGTGGCAAGATGCGTGGGTTGCGATCCGGTGCGAGACGCTTCCGATGAGATGTTCTTGAATGGTGCCTAACCCGCGCGACCCCATAATGATGAGGTCCACCGATTCATGTTCCGCCATCGATAGAATGATCGAAGCGGGAATCCCGTTTTCAAGGTGGGGAAAGACCTTCCCGCATTCCGGTGGCAAAAGGGAAGCGGCCTTTTCGAGGATTCGAGCGCCTTCTTCCCGCAACGCCGTTTCTGCGGCCTCGGAAAAATTATGACCCACACTCATCCCTGTTCCTGGATAGGCGAGTTGAGGGAGGGAAATGGTGTGGAGCAGCAGGACGCGTTCAGGAGGAGATAAGGCCTGGACGCTTCGAACGGCCTCTTCCGTGTGGGACGAACCATCCAAAGGAATCAAAATAGTTTTGGGTTTCAATGGTGGGGCTGGTGTCTTCATATGTCCTCAATTTTAGTGAAACCCCACCAGTTTGCGGCATGAGGCTCTGTGTAATCTGGTAGAAGAATCTGTTGGAGTATCCTGGCATGGTTAAGGTTGGGCTTTCATGAGTGGTGATACCAGTTGGCCTTCCATCTAGGGAACCTATGGCATTCGAGCCCCAACCGCGTTTTAAGATCATGCGTGGGGAGAACCCACCAGCGTTCGTCTATGATTGATGATCCTGACCGGTCCAAATAAACTACCGACAGTTGTCGTTGAATTTCGCATCGTGGACCCATGAGTCTCTGCGCAGAACATATCAGAGTTCATCATTATCCTGGTGTTGTTCTTGCCGGGGAGTTTGATTTGCAAGTTGAAATTACGCTTCTTTACGATCTGTGGGATGAGGGATCCGCCTGTTCATGAACTGTTGGATTAGAGTGTGAACGCGGATGCTCAGGTGTTTGGAGTGGGCACGTATTAATTCCCAACGCTTGCCACGCCGGACAGTATGCGATTACACCGGTCAACAAGGCGATAAGTCCGACACTCATAAGGATGAGATCCCCCCACCCCGGCAAGAAGGAAAATCCTGATAAGGCAAGGAGGAGAAACCCTACCCCGACGCGAATCACTCGTTCATGGTGTCCGATGTTACGATACTTTTTCATATCACACCTCTTGGGATGGGGAAAGCTAATTTAGTCGGTCACTTAGTCTAAGTCGCCACTGGCGACTCGTACTGCGCCCAGTACCTGGTTGGCGTTGAAAGGACGTCCGATAATTTGAATGGCACCCAGTTGACTGGCTTCGGGAGCGAGGCTTTGGTTAGATTGCCCTCCCAATACCACCACCTTTCCTGAGAATCCCTTTTCGCGGAGTTGACGTAAAATTTCCAGACCGCTCGGCTGGGTCAAATATAAATCCACCACGACCAGGGAAGGGTCATGACATAGTACGGATTCAATAATATTTTCCCCCTCATCCAGCAAAAGAAAAGGGTCGCCCTTTTCCATTAAAGTCCGCTGTAAGTTTTTTCGTAAGATGGGGTCGATGGTGGCAATGAGTAACATAAGAAGAGATATCCGTTATGGAAATATTGTACAATCTGGAACCATCAAAACCTGTGCCAAAATCCCAGGAGGAGATGACTTTGATTTTTTAGGAAAGAAAAACTTCCAACATGGAAAAGTGGCGCAAAAATCCTCATTTCAGCTTCGGTGAGGTGTTGCGCTTGTCCTCAGTTTCACCAGGTTTAGAGTCTCACTTTTTGGGGTATTTCATTTTAAATATCTGGCATACCCAATCAAATCAATTGATGACTAAAATGAGAATCATGGTGGGGTAGGGAAGTATGTTGGTCTGATGGGCTGTCACAAACGTGTCATCATATTTTTCAAAAGGAGTCATAAGTTCATGAGGGCGTTATTAGTGTTTCTTTGCTTCTTGGGATGTTCAGGAACCGGATGGGCCAAAGACATTGAATTGGTTACCTTGGGGGTAAGAGGTGGCATGAACTTTAAAGATGCCGGTTTGCAGCCTGGCGAAAAGGAAGATTTTGAACAATTTGACGTCATTGGCATTCTGGGGCTTCCCTGGAGGTGGGAGGGTGCGTCCGGGTGGGAGGTGCGTTCGCAAGTTTGGGGTTCTGCGGGTGCGTTGAGGGGAGCCGGGGATCTCGGTTTTATCACCACGCTCACGCCGGGTTTAGCTTTAAAAATTCCAAGATGGTGGTTGATTATTGATGGCGGAGTCGGAGGTGCGCTCATCAGCAAGTGGAAGTTTGGCCGCCAAGATATCGGTGGTCCGTTTCAATTCATTGCACACGTTGGTGTGGGTGTTCAGCTCCCCAAAAACATGATTGTGGGCTGGCGATTCCATCACATGTCTGATGCGACAATTTATGGAAAGAGTCGTGGTGTAGACTTGCACATGCTTGAACTGAGTTACGCTTTCTGAAGAAGTATATGGTCTTCGCATATGGCTCTTTTAGCAAGCATGGATAAAGGGAACGAGTCTGGTCCCTTTCCCCATGCAAGGACGTCCTTTTTGTCTTGACTTTTTCCAGAAGTGGAAGGAGACAGGTGGATTAGTGGTCGGAAAGGCCCTGCCTTCTTGGGACCGAAACAGCCTTCAACCTGACCGACTTTCGAGGAGGCTACATCCTCCTCGATGCTTGAAAAATTGACTCCCCCGGCTGCTAACCTCCATAGACATTAATCAAATGGTTATCAATCAGGTGATTCAAGAGGTCTGTGCGGGAGACCATACCCAGAAGCTTGCCATCACGTACGACGGGAATCCGGATAATCTGATGCTTGATCATGCGTTGGACAATTTCCTCCGCTGTTGCGGTTTCTTCAACCGTCACCGGGTTCATGGTCATGACGTCTTCGGCCTTTAGCCCGTGCAAATCTTTCCCATCGACCAGGGCTTTCAACACATCAAATTCGGTGACCATTCCTACCAGATGATTGCCCGGTTCAATGACAGGTACTCCGCTAAACGTGCCGGAATGGATGAGGATCGAGAGGTCACGAGCACTATACTGACGAGTCACCGCGACCATACGTGTTTGCATAAGATCACGGGCCTTAATGTGAAGATTC
This region includes:
- a CDS encoding YgaP family membrane protein — its product is MKKYRNIGHHERVIRVGVGFLLLALSGFSFLPGWGDLILMSVGLIALLTGVIAYCPAWQALGINTCPLQTPEHPRSHSNPTVHEQADPSSHRS
- a CDS encoding pentapeptide repeat-containing protein, whose translation is MGFVFIGLLMATGAYGEHLDVAGGPTDTSLDCRGAFLGKQVPGETLTRMFAAHARWLADHQDPKGVQADLCGADLAGVDFREEDLSGANFQGANLTRAVFTTAKLVHVNFQKANLTEASFYSVDMRGAKVSGARARLADFRKADLTQANFTGADLREARSESRRVPFPPGCFTGR
- a CDS encoding universal stress protein, with product MKTPAPPLKPKTILIPLDGSSHTEEAVRSVQALSPPERVLLLHTISLPQLAYPGTGMSVGHNFSEAAETALREEGARILEKAASLLPPECGKVFPHLENGIPASIILSMAEHESVDLIIMGSRGLGTIQEHLIGSVSHRIATHASCHILLVKAPVVPFNNILLLIEHPLDAEWAIEFLSQKPFRGTPHITVLHVIPFAQPILPIAALLPDSWKKELQDGGARLTKDVADKLSSLGYSVESIVEPGAPFSVIQRQISRLQPQLVLMGTPGRKPLQRLAQGSVSHATIHHSPCSVLLIREPTSHAQA
- a CDS encoding CBS domain-containing protein yields the protein MATPNLHIKARDLMQTRMVAVTRQYSARDLSILIHSGTFSGVPVIEPGNHLVGMVTEFDVLKALVDGKDLHGLKAEDVMTMNPVTVEETATAEEIVQRMIKHQIIRIPVVRDGKLLGMVSRTDLLNHLIDNHLINVYGG
- a CDS encoding response regulator, with the translated sequence MLLIATIDPILRKNLQRTLMEKGDPFLLLDEGENIIESVLCHDPSLVVVDLYLTQPSGLEILRQLREKGFSGKVVVLGGQSNQSLAPEASQLGAIQIIGRPFNANQVLGAVRVASGDLD
- a CDS encoding pentapeptide repeat-containing protein encodes the protein MANLAEASLIRADSRETNFQRALLANVKLLDADLNRSNLQEADIRSADLSGADLGLANLNEAVLTQANLREANLDRAVLFQANLEGANCAGASFQNADLLEANLASSNLLRATLDEAYLAKANLQRANLEGADVSWANLVEADLSESNLEFAVLFRTNLQEAKLDGARFYGADLRGANLENASFQGTRLEGVAIRYAQGLNQAQLNQACVDARTRLPEGLLGPSPCLR
- a CDS encoding universal stress protein, producing MKILCAVDGSEFSLWALECIGKLFRHSVKELVLLHAVDPRILRGGGGKRPKKHESGTKDISRKLEAAGQKVLTGCAHRIDLALSQATTKPFAAIKTALVKGHVADSIITYAERSLPDLVVVGSRGMNDLPGYLLGSISRTILTHCPCSVLTVKSPLDVPASVLLALDGSKPSKFAANKVKEWLSPEEVTLHLVSVVPDILTDASKKILPKSRLKTLVAPLRKHAQEYLEQYRELFLKEGFQVVGERLQGNPREKIVETVPACHAQLVVMGSKGLTGVERFTMGSVSEWVSAYAPSSVLVVRH
- a CDS encoding acyloxyacyl hydrolase, with product MRALLVFLCFLGCSGTGWAKDIELVTLGVRGGMNFKDAGLQPGEKEDFEQFDVIGILGLPWRWEGASGWEVRSQVWGSAGALRGAGDLGFITTLTPGLALKIPRWWLIIDGGVGGALISKWKFGRQDIGGPFQFIAHVGVGVQLPKNMIVGWRFHHMSDATIYGKSRGVDLHMLELSYAF
- a CDS encoding CBS domain-containing protein, which encodes MFTLFEPGGMRIPYVPGSFRQRNVEKISKASPSRQVKVGQEDPPSVSQKNAGPSSLPARLYEQVDSLTQSSRAKILARDIMSSPVVTLPVTSSLAQAWSVVHSRRFRHIPILGAEGVVVGMLSDRDLFRGTIESVLPGTVESHTPAGGSIQGLVSRPVLVASPEAELCALARVLLEEHIGALPIVSESVGLVGMITRSDILRALVAHPDFDQWV
- the pfp gene encoding diphosphate--fructose-6-phosphate 1-phosphotransferase; the encoded protein is MDSPSPKFAILVGGGPAPGINSVIEAATIRSRLCGVEVLGIEDGFQWLMKSDLSHTQALTRETVSHLHFRGGSLLGTSRANPTKRPQDLSTTLSSLQKLDVTGLITIGGDDTAFSALKLAEQANGQLHVVHVPKTIDNDLCLPHGMPTFGFQTARHMGVELVKNLMIDAHTTSRWYFVVTMGRKAGHLALGIGKAAGATLTLIPEEFKGTTLKLGHLTNILVGAMAKRLVQGRSDGVAVLAEGLSEFLDQDDLALLGGVERDEHGNIRLAELDIGKVLKETVTQKLKHSGIKITIVSKNIGYELRCADPIPFDMEYTRDLGYCAAQFLLDGGNGAMVSIVNGRFTPLPFSDIVDSATGRTRVRMVDVDSESYKIARAYMARLEPEDLANMETVAQYAETLNMTPDQFRSTFDGVANPS